A segment of the Pirellulales bacterium genome:
AGCCCCAAGCCGGCTTCAACGCACACCACGAGCAGGTCGAGACAGTCCGGAAGACCGAGAAAGATGGCCTGTTGGCGGCTCCTGCGAACCAGAAAGGTGATCAGATCGGGCAGGTAGAAGCAGAGCCCGGCGATCACGATCGAGCTGGTCATGCTGCGTTGAGTGACGCCGAGACTGGCGACCATGATCGAGCTGCCGAACACGAGGCCGCCGATCAGGCCGGCGAACTTGAGGCCGAGGTAGACGCTGGCGGCGGACTCGCCGCGGAATCCGGCGGCGCTCAGCTTGGCTTTGAGTTTGCCGACTTCCAATTCGTTCTTGGGCTGGAGCGGCTTGGCGAGCGCGGGGCTGGCCTTCTCCAAGAGTTTGGTCATCTTGTCGGCGCGCTTGCCTTCTTCACCGCGCTTGCGCGATTGCGGATGCTTGATCTCATCCAAGCGTTCAGAGGCGCGCGAGCGGCCGGACGCCAGCATGTCGAGCACTCCCCAGGCGACGGCGGCAAACAAGCCAAACACCGCGAAGGGGACCAACGATTCGAAATTGATAAGCGAGGCCAGTATCACGGCATCACACCTTGATGTTGACGATTTTGCGAATGACCAGCGCGCCGAGCAATTGCATCACAATGGCGACCGCCAGCATCTTTTTGCCCATAGGATCGGTGAACAGGGCCATGATGTACTCGCGATTCAAGCGGAAGACCGCGACGAACAAGAGCGGCGGCAAGGCCAAGAGGACGACGCCCGACAAGCGACCTTCGCCGGTGAGGGCCTGCACCTGTCCCCAGATTTTGAAGCGTTCGCGGATGAGGCTGCCAATCTTATCGAGGATTTCGGCGAGATCGCCGCCGGTCTGGCGCTGCAGGATCACCGCGGTGGCAAAGAACTTGAGATCGAGATTCGGAATGCGGTCGGTGAGATTGGAAAGCGCTTCGTCCAGGGGAATGCCGAGGTTCTGCTCTTCGAACACGCGACCGAGTTCGGTGCCGATGGGCGCGGGCATTTCTTCCTGCACCAGGTTGAAACCGGCGGACAAACTATGGCCGGCGCGCAGGGCGCGGCTGATGAGTTCCAAGGCGTCGGGAAGCTGAGTGGCGAACATCTTGAGCCGCTTGGAACGGCGATACATGAGCCAGACCAACGGCATCACCGACAACCCCAGTGCGGCGGGCACGACGGCGATCAAGCCGCCCAAGGCCATGGCGGCCAGCGCGCCGGCGGCGGCCAGACCGCCGGAGATGACGAAGAACTGCAAGGGGGTCATCTTGGTGTCGGCCTGCTCGAAGAGCAATTTGAGCCGAGCGAAGCGCTTGACCAAGGATTGAAAAAAGTCTTCGCCCCCATCCATCGGCTCGGCCAACAGGGTGGGTTTGGGCTTGTTGTCCTTGCCGGGCAACATGCCATTGCCCATCAAGAGGGCCAGGCGGTCTTCGACCTTGTTGTCGTTTTTGTCGCGGAGGAGCACGGCCACCGCGACAATGAGCGCGGCCACGCCGACAAAGACGCAGATGGAAATGAGCATGGGACTCATGAGTCGACTCTCGCTGTTGCGGCAAATCGTGCGGTGGAGGCTGTTTAGTCTTCCATCATGACGCGTTGGCGGAAGGCGCTGGCGGGTAGACGGACGCCGGCGCTCTCCAGTCGGTCCATGAACGTGGGTCGGATGCCAGTGGAGACAAACCGCCCGCGGGCCCGACCCGATTCGTCGATGCCGGACTGGTCGAAGTGGTAAATGTCTTGCATGACGATGGTGTCTTGCTCCATGCCCACCACCTCGGTGATGTGGGTGATTTTGCGCGAGCCGCCTTGGAGACGGTTGGCCTGGATAATGAGGTCGACAGCGCTGGCGATTTGCTGACGCATGGCTTTGAGCGGCAACTCAAAGCCGGCCATCATGATCATGGTTTCGACGCGAGCGATGCCGTCGCGCGGCGTATTGGCGTGGATCGTGGTGAGCGAGCCTTCGTGACCGGTGTTCATGGCCTGGAGCATGTCGAGCGTTTCGGCGCCGCGACATTCGCCGATGATGATGCGTTCGGGCCGCATACGCAGGGCGTTTTTCACCAGGTCGGTGGCGGTGACGGCGCCCTTGCCTTCGATGTTTGGCGGGCGCGTTTCTAGCCGCACCACGTGATCTTGCTGCAATTGGAGTTCGGCGGCGTCCTCGATGGTGACGATACGCTCGGTATTGGGAATGAAGCTGGAAAGCGTGTTGAGCAGGGTCGTCTTACCGGAGCCGGTACCGCCCGAGATGATCATGTTGAGCCGGGCTTTGATGCAGCCTTCGAGCAGCATCACCATCTCCGGCGTGAAGGCTTTGTAGTTGAGCAAGTCTTCGAGCTTAAGCGGGTTAGCGCCAAAGCGGCGAATGGAGACCGAGGCGCCGTCGAGCGCCAGCGGCGGAATGATCGCGTTCACGCGGGAGCCGTCGGGGAGCCGCGCGTCGACCATGGGGCAGACTTCGTCGACGCGCCGGCCGACCTTGGACACAATGCGATCGATGATCTGCATCAGGTGATTGTTGTCGCGAAACTGCACGGCCGTCTTTTCCAACTTGCCGCGCCGTTCGACATAGATGTTCTTGGGACCATTGATCAGGATGTCGCTAATCGTGCTGTCTTTGAGCAATAACTCCAAGGGTCCCAGGCCAAAGGTCTCGTCGAGCACTTCGTCGATCAACCGCTCGCGTTCCGAGCGATTGAGCAATGTGTCTTGACTGTCGCAGAGGTGTTCGACGACCAAGCGAATCTCGCGCCGCAACACGTCGCCGGCCAAGTCGCCGACTTTGGACAGATCGAGCTTGTCGACCAGTTTGCTGTGGATCCCGCGTTTGAGATCTTCAAACTCGTTTTCCGAGGCCTTGTCGGTGGTTCGTCCGGAGGGAGCCAACATCTTGGCCATGGCGGTCGCTCAGCAGTGGGAGGGGGTCGAGGGCATGGTCTGGGCGGCGGCCAGCGCAGGGCGCGGTCGCAGATCGCCCGGACACTGAAAGCATAGGTCACGCCTGGCGCGCGTCGCGGAAAGTCAACAGCCCGAAAAATCGGGCGATCCGCTGGCCACGGTTCGATTTACGACCGCGGGACGCCGTTATGGCGACTTGGCGGGGGGCGTCGCGGCGCCAGCCGCTTTGGCGGTCCAAAGTCCGCCCAACAACTTGGAGAGGCCGGTCTTGTTGACGTCGACGGGTTCGTCGGCGCTCACTTCCTTGCCAGACAGCAGGTCGGCCAGTTGCAGAACGGATTGAGTGATTTTCGCTTTGGGCGCCTGTTCGATAAGCGGCACGCCGTTGTTGCGCACCTCGACCATGGTGCGGTAGTCGTTGGGCAGCTTCCAGAAGATCTCTCGGCCGATGGTGTCTTGCGCCTTCTTCAGGCTGATGTGGCCCGCCTCTAGCCCAAAGCGATTCACCACGATCTTCACCTTGTCGTGCACGCCTTCCAGTTCGACGAACGACGTCATCAAGCGCACCACGTTGCGCAGGCAGGGCAAGTCGAGTTGCGTCACGACCATCACATGATCGGCCATTTGCATGGCCATGCGGTCGATGGGGCTATATGCCTTCGACAGGTCGAGCAACAGGTGCGTGAAGGTGGCCTTCAGCAATCCAATGACGCGCTTGAGGTCTTCTGGCGTGATGAGCGCGGCGTCTTCCATTTGCACGGGACGCGGCAGCAAGAACAGCCCGGACGAATGCTTGGTGAGCGAACGCTTCAACAGGGAAAAGTCGAGCCGTTCGACATTCTGCGCGACGTCGAAGAGCGTGTAATCGGGGATGGCATCGAGGAAGACGTCGGCGTCGCCGAGGGCGAGATCGAGGTCGACCAGCACCACGGAGTGATTTGGGTTTTGGGCGAGCGTACAGCCCAGGTTGACGCCGAGGCTGGTGCTGCCAACGCCGCCGGTGGCGCCGGCCAGGGCGATCACCTGGCAGCCGCGTGTGGCGCCGCCGCTCTTGCTCACGCGTTGGCTGCTGATGCGCTCCAGCGCAGCAACGAGGTCATCGAGGCGCACGGGATGGGCCAAGAACTCCTTGGCGCCGGCGCGCATGGCCTGCAGGATCAAACTGGAATCGGTGGATGAGCTGATCACCAACACGCTGCACTGCGGATGCTCGCGCGTCAGGCGGCTAACTAATTGCAGCGCCTTCTCGGGCGCATGATCGATGGCGACGATGCCGATGTCGGGCTTGGTTTGGCCAACGACGTCGGCGAAGAACTCATAGCGCGAACATTCCGCCTCCAGCCAAACAGAATCCATGCCCAACAGCGTGGCCTTGATGGCGTTGCGCGTGGAGTCGACCGGATCGGCGATGGCGAGGCGAAGAATGTTCTTCATGGTGGCGGGCCGTGGGGCGGGGCGCCGTCGGCATTGTCGCGCGCCAGGGGCGGCACGGATTGGGACGGATACTCAACGATAGGGCGCGATTGGACGCTTGCCGCTGAGCGCCGCTGAAAAATCGATACGCGGGTCCGATCAATTGTCCGCAGCGGCCCCCGAAGGTCCGATCAGCCCGGGCGGGTTGGACTGACTATACGGCCTGCGCGACGTTTGCTGTTGGCCGCCGGGAACCGCAGGCGATTTGAAGCGAACTTCGCTCTCGGCCGCGGTGGCTGGTCGCCGCGGCGCCTGTGTGGGTTGCGCCGGACGAGAGTTAGCGACGCCGGCGATTGCCGGACCGGAAAGTTGCGCGCCCAGCGGTTGGCGACGGCTCGATGCGGGAAGCACGCGCGGGGCCGCCGTTGGCGCCACGTTGCCAGCGGGCGAAGCAGGGAACGGTTTCAACTGGTCGGTCGCGAACGGGCGAGTTTCCACCGGCCGACGAGCGGCGGCGCTGGGAGGCGGCGGAACTGGCGCGGCCGGACTCCGTGGCGTGGCTTGTGGAGCAGGTATCGGCTCGGCGGGGGTGGGCCGACCTGGCGCGGGGCCAATCAGCTCATGCTCGTCGATGATGGTAGCGCCCGCGGGAAGCCCCGCGCCCCCTTCCATTGTGCCGGCGCCCATGCTCATGCCGCCGCCACCATGGAACAAGTCGTCGCCGTTGGCCTGGCAGTTTGGGCAATCGCCGCCACCGCTGCCTTCGCCATTGCAGGGCACTTCGATGCGACCCTGACACCAGAGTTGGCAATGGTTGGGAGAGCAGGTGGCCAGCCCCGGACCGCCCGGCGGAACCTCGTGGCACTCCATGGCCTCGACAAATTGCGGCGTGACCATGATGAGGGTTTCGATTTCCTGCACTTGCTCGCGTGTCACGCGGAAGATGGCGCCGGCATAGGGGATGTCGCTAAGCCAGGGGAGGCCGCGTTTTTGGGCTTCGGTACGCTGCTGCACAAGGCCCGCGATGGCCAGCGTTTCGCCGGCGCGCATCTCGACGCCCGTCTCGACTTCTCGCACGCGCAAACCCGGGACGGTAGTGCCGTTGATGGTGACGCTACGCGTGGGATCGACCTCGGAAACGCGGGGCCGCACTTCGAGCCGAATGCGGTTGTTTCCGAGCACAATCGGCACAAAGTCGAGTTGCGTGCCGAACTTCTTGTATTGAATCGAGACCGTGCCCAGGCTTTGCGGGACCAAGATCGGGAACTCGCCGCCAACATTGAAGAAGGCGGGCCGTCCGCTGACGCAGACCAGATTGGGCTCGGCGACGATCTTGAGCAGATCGTTCTGGCGGAGGGCCTGGAGCAGACCATCGATGCGGCTGGCGCCTTGAAAAACGCCGAGGGCCAAGGTTTGGCCGCCGCTGGCGGCGATGGTTTGCGTTTGCGAGCTGGCCGCTTGAATCAAACCGCTCACACCCGAGGCGATAATGGAGTTGCCGCCGAAAACGGCCCAGTCGATACCCAACTGGCGCAGATCGGTGCGGGAGACTTCCATCACGCGGACATAGAGCAAGATTTGTTGCACACCGCCGACGCGCACCTGATTGAGCACCTTGGGGTGATAGTCCTGGGCGATTTCGGTGATTTTGGTGATTTCGTCCGGGTTATCCACATAGCCGGTGATGAGCACGCTGTTGGCCAGCGGGATGACCTGCAGCGCGGCCTTGGGGAATTGCGACTTGAGCAGCAGCGTCAACTCTTGCGCGTCGGCGAAGACCACCACATCGACGGTGTAGACCTGGTTGTCTTCGTCCCACAGATTGACTTGGGTGACGCCGGGTTTCTTGGCGGCGATTTGAATCTTGTTGGCGGAGAGCGGCGTGACCGCGACGATCTCCGGGTTGCTCACCTGGGCCTGCGGAATCTTCTTGTCCATGACCAAGTGACGGCTGGTGTTCACAACCATGTCGACGCGGTCGTGAGTTTGCGTCACCTTATGGACGATCGAAGGGAGCTCGAGCGTTTGAGCTCGCGAGGGGCTGGCGACGAGGGCAAGCGCCAGCGCGGCGTAGAGAGGCAGGCCAAAGCCAGCCCGGCAGGGGCGGAAATTAAACATCCGTGAACTTCCTTGCGTGTTCCGTTTTTCTCGATCTCCCATCCGTGCCGCTTGCGGGGCGGCTGCCAGTTCTCAGTTCCGCCAAGCGTGCGGCACTGCGAACTGGTGGGAGATGCGAGGGCTTGTGGTCTTCTTAATTATTGCCCATGTTTTCGTCTGCGGCGGAAGTTTTTTCTGCTCCTTGATCCTCGGCGTCCGACTCGGCTGCGCCCCCGTCTTCGGACTCCGACTCAGGCTCGTTCCATTCGCCGCTATCTGGGGCCTGGTCGACAGCTTCGGCATCGCCGTCGGCCGGGGCATCTAGCGGCAGCGGTCCGGCCGCCGGCATCGCATCAACCGAATCGATGTCGGTGATCGATGTTGGCGGTCGCGTAGCATCGGCAAACTGCACCTCATGCGCCTTATCGGCTTCGATGAGAAGCATGCGCCATGAATCGCCCAGCGGCGCCTGCACTACGGGTTCGACTGGTGGCGCCGGTTTGTCCTTGTTTAACAAGGCGTTCAGATCGTCGGTCGCTTGCTGCTCCTCATGCTCGCGGTCGCCGTGATTGGCGATGCCGAGCAACATGCTCTGGTCGGCGCCCGGCGTGTCGGGATGCTCGTCGTCGTCGACGCTGCGCATGACCAGGCGGATGACACCTTGTTCGGTGGCGTGCGTTACTAACTCGGCTTGCTCCGGCGTGACCAACAGCGAAACGGTCCGCGCGGCGACATTGGCATCGGCCTCCGCGTTGTTGTGAAACAGGTCGTTGACGGCGAAGACCTTGATGTCTTGCAGGAGCGTGATGGTGCGGGTTTCGGTGATGCCGCCACCGGGATTCGCGCGGAGATGCACCAGCACGTCGACGCGATCGCCGGGCTTGATCAGACTGTTGGCGGCGCTCACGTCGTCGACCTTGACCGCGACGACGCGATATCCCTTGGGAATGAACTGGGCGGCCGAGGCCGTTTCGTCATCCACGCCCATCAACTTGGCTTCGAGAATGGGCTCGCCGGTGAACAGTTTGACGCGGGTGCGACGGTTTTTAAGGGTGTCGAGCGACGAGATCGCGCCCGGCGGCAATTTGTCCTTGGGCCAATTCTCCAACTTGACCGACTCGGGCGGAACAATTTCGCCCATGCCGACGTCGGCCATCGCCACGATGATCGGCACGGTGTCGATGTGGGCGGCCGCAGGCAGGTTGCGGTTGGCCAGCAATTGATTGATGCCAATGGCGGCAACCGAGCCGCAGCCCAGCGCCAAGGCGAAGAGGACCAGCGTTTTTGGACGCATCTAACTTCTCCAGGCCAGCTCAGAGCGAAGTGGGTCGCGCCCGCTCGGAGCGCCATTTCGAACGGTAGTAATGATTAAATTGCGCGATGCTGGCTTGCGGTCGCAGCGGCGCAAGTTGCCTTTACGCTAACGATATTGGCGATGTCACTTGGATCACTTGATTCAAACCAGCCGGGACGGCAACCGCGTTGAAACTGAAATAAGTGGCCGACGCCGGACTCGGCCGGGTTATGTCGATTTCGCGTATTGGATGCCGGACTCGAAACCGAAGCCGGGCGCGAACGGACGAGCGCCAGGTCGGCGCCGAGAACGCCTGGCCGGCGAACCTCGCGCCGGGCGTTGTCACGCGCTTGCAGGAGTCTGGGCATGCGACCGAGCTCGAACGCTGCGAAGGTCAACAAGAACACGACGGGCGCAACGATCGCAAACTTGACGATCGATGCACGCCGTCGTTGTTTTCGGCACGCTTGGAAGGGGTTCTC
Coding sequences within it:
- a CDS encoding pilus assembly protein N-terminal domain-containing protein, which codes for MFNFRPCRAGFGLPLYAALALALVASPSRAQTLELPSIVHKVTQTHDRVDMVVNTSRHLVMDKKIPQAQVSNPEIVAVTPLSANKIQIAAKKPGVTQVNLWDEDNQVYTVDVVVFADAQELTLLLKSQFPKAALQVIPLANSVLITGYVDNPDEITKITEIAQDYHPKVLNQVRVGGVQQILLYVRVMEVSRTDLRQLGIDWAVFGGNSIIASGVSGLIQAASSQTQTIAASGGQTLALGVFQGASRIDGLLQALRQNDLLKIVAEPNLVCVSGRPAFFNVGGEFPILVPQSLGTVSIQYKKFGTQLDFVPIVLGNNRIRLEVRPRVSEVDPTRSVTINGTTVPGLRVREVETGVEMRAGETLAIAGLVQQRTEAQKRGLPWLSDIPYAGAIFRVTREQVQEIETLIMVTPQFVEAMECHEVPPGGPGLATCSPNHCQLWCQGRIEVPCNGEGSGGGDCPNCQANGDDLFHGGGGMSMGAGTMEGGAGLPAGATIIDEHELIGPAPGRPTPAEPIPAPQATPRSPAAPVPPPPSAAARRPVETRPFATDQLKPFPASPAGNVAPTAAPRVLPASSRRQPLGAQLSGPAIAGVANSRPAQPTQAPRRPATAAESEVRFKSPAVPGGQQQTSRRPYSQSNPPGLIGPSGAAADN
- a CDS encoding pilus assembly protein CpaE, which gives rise to MKNILRLAIADPVDSTRNAIKATLLGMDSVWLEAECSRYEFFADVVGQTKPDIGIVAIDHAPEKALQLVSRLTREHPQCSVLVISSSTDSSLILQAMRAGAKEFLAHPVRLDDLVAALERISSQRVSKSGGATRGCQVIALAGATGGVGSTSLGVNLGCTLAQNPNHSVVLVDLDLALGDADVFLDAIPDYTLFDVAQNVERLDFSLLKRSLTKHSSGLFLLPRPVQMEDAALITPEDLKRVIGLLKATFTHLLLDLSKAYSPIDRMAMQMADHVMVVTQLDLPCLRNVVRLMTSFVELEGVHDKVKIVVNRFGLEAGHISLKKAQDTIGREIFWKLPNDYRTMVEVRNNGVPLIEQAPKAKITQSVLQLADLLSGKEVSADEPVDVNKTGLSKLLGGLWTAKAAGAATPPAKSP
- the cpaB gene encoding Flp pilus assembly protein CpaB produces the protein MRPKTLVLFALALGCGSVAAIGINQLLANRNLPAAAHIDTVPIIVAMADVGMGEIVPPESVKLENWPKDKLPPGAISSLDTLKNRRTRVKLFTGEPILEAKLMGVDDETASAAQFIPKGYRVVAVKVDDVSAANSLIKPGDRVDVLVHLRANPGGGITETRTITLLQDIKVFAVNDLFHNNAEADANVAARTVSLLVTPEQAELVTHATEQGVIRLVMRSVDDDEHPDTPGADQSMLLGIANHGDREHEEQQATDDLNALLNKDKPAPPVEPVVQAPLGDSWRMLLIEADKAHEVQFADATRPPTSITDIDSVDAMPAAGPLPLDAPADGDAEAVDQAPDSGEWNEPESESEDGGAAESDAEDQGAEKTSAADENMGNN
- a CDS encoding type II secretion system F family protein, which encodes MLASGRSRASERLDEIKHPQSRKRGEEGKRADKMTKLLEKASPALAKPLQPKNELEVGKLKAKLSAAGFRGESAASVYLGLKFAGLIGGLVFGSSIMVASLGVTQRSMTSSIVIAGLCFYLPDLITFLVRRSRQQAIFLGLPDCLDLLVVCVEAGLGLDQAMRKVSEEMKGNAPVICEELSLCNFQLQMGRARSEVLHELGVRTGVDDLRSLAAILIQADKFGSSIAQALRVQSDSMRTRRRQLAEEKAAKTAVKLIFPLVLFIFPGIFVILVGPAAITIVRDMFPMMSGS
- a CDS encoding type II secretion system F family protein — protein: MSPMLISICVFVGVAALIVAVAVLLRDKNDNKVEDRLALLMGNGMLPGKDNKPKPTLLAEPMDGGEDFFQSLVKRFARLKLLFEQADTKMTPLQFFVISGGLAAAGALAAMALGGLIAVVPAALGLSVMPLVWLMYRRSKRLKMFATQLPDALELISRALRAGHSLSAGFNLVQEEMPAPIGTELGRVFEEQNLGIPLDEALSNLTDRIPNLDLKFFATAVILQRQTGGDLAEILDKIGSLIRERFKIWGQVQALTGEGRLSGVVLLALPPLLFVAVFRLNREYIMALFTDPMGKKMLAVAIVMQLLGALVIRKIVNIKV
- a CDS encoding CpaF family protein; its protein translation is MLAPSGRTTDKASENEFEDLKRGIHSKLVDKLDLSKVGDLAGDVLRREIRLVVEHLCDSQDTLLNRSERERLIDEVLDETFGLGPLELLLKDSTISDILINGPKNIYVERRGKLEKTAVQFRDNNHLMQIIDRIVSKVGRRVDEVCPMVDARLPDGSRVNAIIPPLALDGASVSIRRFGANPLKLEDLLNYKAFTPEMVMLLEGCIKARLNMIISGGTGSGKTTLLNTLSSFIPNTERIVTIEDAAELQLQQDHVVRLETRPPNIEGKGAVTATDLVKNALRMRPERIIIGECRGAETLDMLQAMNTGHEGSLTTIHANTPRDGIARVETMIMMAGFELPLKAMRQQIASAVDLIIQANRLQGGSRKITHITEVVGMEQDTIVMQDIYHFDQSGIDESGRARGRFVSTGIRPTFMDRLESAGVRLPASAFRQRVMMED